From the Burkholderia sp. GAS332 genome, one window contains:
- a CDS encoding Transposase (or an inactivated derivative) encodes MKTLNPAVARVLKRLHYPLDVILTCVRWYVAYPLSLRHLEEMMAERGVSVDHSTVHRWAIKLLPVLEEAFRRCKRPVGKSWRMDETYIRVKGEWRYLYRAVDKDGSTIDFLLRAHRDKTAAWRYFEKSIAQNGVPATVTIDKSGANLAALEAINDDRETPIKIRQSKYLNNLVEVRHEVAYRSCSHFSQHRRREPPVSPGESRSLNQERL; translated from the coding sequence ATGAAGACGTTGAATCCGGCGGTGGCCCGAGTGCTCAAACGCCTACATTATCCGCTCGACGTGATCCTGACTTGCGTGCGCTGGTATGTTGCCTACCCGCTGAGCCTGCGGCACCTCGAAGAAATGATGGCTGAGCGCGGCGTTTCGGTCGATCATTCGACTGTGCACCGCTGGGCCATCAAGCTGCTGCCGGTGCTGGAGGAAGCGTTTCGGCGATGCAAGCGGCCGGTTGGTAAGAGCTGGCGGATGGACGAGACGTACATCCGCGTCAAGGGCGAATGGCGATATCTTTACCGGGCCGTCGACAAGGACGGCAGCACCATCGACTTTCTGCTACGCGCCCATCGGGACAAGACTGCAGCCTGGCGTTACTTTGAGAAATCGATCGCCCAGAATGGCGTGCCCGCGACGGTGACCATCGACAAAAGCGGCGCCAATCTCGCCGCACTCGAAGCCATCAATGATGATCGTGAAACGCCCATCAAGATCCGCCAGTCCAAATATCTCAACAACCTTGTCGAGGTGCGACACGAGGTCGCTTACAGAAGTTGTTCTCACTTCTCGCAGCATAGAAGGAGAGAACCACCGGTGTCACCCGGTGAATCTAGGAGCCTGAATCAAGAGCGGCTCTGA